CCCCCCGCAACCCCCCCATTGTACAGCCCCCCCACTGCCCCGCACCCCTTATTGCGGAGCCCCCCCATGCACTCccttatcccccccccccgcaccccccggtcccggtccccccGCCCGCCAGGGGGCAGCGCCCCCGCCCCACTCACCGCAACGCCGCGCGCCGTCGcccctcccacctctcccctctccttcaCTGCCGCGCCCCGCccagccgccccgccccgcctcgccccgccctgCCTTACCCCGCTGCCGCCCCCTGTCGGTCGGCggaccgccccgccccgccccgccccgccccgcgcccgggcATGGCCGCGGCGTCCCGACCCGCGGCCCCGGACCCGCCTGCGCGGCCCGGCGGCGCCTCCTGCCCACCGCCCCCGCCTCCTCACCCGTGCCCCACGGCCCTCTGCCCCCGAGAACCCCAGCCCCGCAATCCCTTGTCTGCATAGTAGCCCTATAGCACCctggccccgcagcccccagacCCATAGCTCCCCGTCCCCATAGCTCCGGGCCCCAGAGCCCCCAGACCCACAGGTccttgcccccccaccccccagccccatagctccCCATCCCCAGACCCCCCAGCCTTATAACTCCTttccccgcagcccccagccccatagctCTGGGCCCCAGACCCCCCAACCCCatagcccccagccccacagctccttGCCCCCAGCTCCGTAGCTCCCCATCCCCATAGCCCCCAGCCCCACGATCCCACAGCCCCTTCCCTTGCCCCCACagcacagcccctctccccacaggcaCCCCCCAGGAGGGAGCAGCGGCCccagggggggctgcagccccatggcagcccagcctggccccccACTCTGGGGTCAGCCCAGCACCCAGGCGGGAGCCGGGGCTCCCCAGAACCACAGGGGCTCAAGGGCTGTTTGGGCTGGGGGTGCCCTGGATCCCCCAGAGCCAGACACGTGCCCAGCCCGGGGGCCACAGGGCCGGGGGGAGCACCCAGGGGTCCGTGCCCCCACCTCGGTTTGGGGTGACAAAGGGCCAACGCTGTCCTGGCACAGGGAGGGGGCAGCCACCACCCCAGCATGGAGaagggggacagtggggacaaaGGCACAGCCACCCTCCCGGGCACCGCACCCCCAGGGGGCCGGAGCTGtggggcacagggcaggggggcAAAGGGACAGGAACTATCTGGGAGGGGACCAGGGCTCGGGCACAGCCACCCTGGGCACGTGGGGTCCCCAAGTCCCCTCGTTAACGGGCTCAAACCCCCGAGTTGCCCCCAGCAGAAGGTCCGGtgtgtcccgcccccccccccccccccaaaggagcCACAGACAGGTGGTACCTGGACAGCAATAAATTTATTAAGTATTCAAAAAAAATAATAGACACGAACCAGTAAAAAACGAaaaggggggaggcaggagggaggggtggggggggccgaGCCGGCTCAGGGGGGGACGGGGTCAGGAGACACCGAAGGGCCGCACGGGGGGAGCCCGGCTggggcccggggtgggggggtgcagcAGCGCGAAGCCGGGGGGCTGCAGGCATCGGGCGTCAGGCATCACTTGGCACCCTGGGCCTCCGACTCCTCCTCGTCATCCTCGTACATCTCGCCCTCCTCCTCGGCCGTGGCGTCCTGGTACTGCTGGTACTCGGACACCAGGTCGTTCATGTTGCTCTCGGCCTCGGTGAACTCCATCTCGTCCATCCCCTCGCCCGTGTACCAGTGGAGGAAGGCCTTGCGGCGGAACATGGCCGTGAACTGCTCCGAGATGCGCTTGAAGAGCTCCTGGATGGCCGTGCTGTTGCCGATGAAGGTGGAGGACATCTTCAGCCCCCGGGGAGGGATGTCGCAGACGGCCACCTTGACGTTGTTGGGGATCCACTCTACGAAGTAGGAGCTGTTCTTGCTCTGGATGGCCAACATCTGCTCATCCACCTCCTTCATGGACATGCGGCCCCGGAAGACGGTGGCCACGGTGAGGTAGCGGCCGTGGCGGGGGTCGCAGGCGGCCATCATGTTCTTGGCGTCAAACATCTGCTGGGTGAGCTCGGGGACGGTGAGGGCACGGTACTGCTGGCTGCCGCGGGCCGTCAGCGGGGCGAAGCCCGGCATGAAGAAGTGGAGACGTGGGAAGGGCACCATGTTGACGGCCAGCTTGCGGAGGTCGGCGTTGAGTTGGCCGGGGAAGCGGAGGGAGGTGGTGACGCCGCTCATGGTGGCCGAGACGAGGTGGTTGAGGTCACCGTAGGTGGGGGTGGCCAACTTGAGGGTGCGGAAGCAGATGTCGTAGAGAGCTTCGTTATCGATGCAGTAGGTCTCATCCGTGTTCTCCACCAGCTGGTGGATGGAGAGCGTGGCGTTGTAGGGCTCCACCACCGTGTCCGACACCTTGGGGGATGGCACCACGCTGAAAGTGTTCATGATGCGGTCGGGATACTCCTCCCGCACCTTGCTGATGAGGAGGGTGCCCATGCCGGAGCCAGTGCCGCCGCCCAGCGAGTGGGTCAGCTGGAAGCCCTGCAGGCAGTCGCAGTTCTCGCACTCCTTCCGTACCACGTCCAGCACCGAGTCCACCAGTTCGGCCCCCTCCGTGTAGTGCCCCTTGGCCCAGTTATTCCCGGCCCcgctctgccctgccaggggtgggggggaaaaaaaaagaggcaccCGATGGCCGCCGGCACCCCCCGCGCCCACGCCGGGGATGGGAcggggcgctgccggcggcggcggcatcgGCAAGATCTGAGACCGGGGCGGGGTGGGAAGCGGAAACGGCAAAGGTTTGGCGGCGTGCCGGCTGTGCCGGGCCCCGCGGCGCGGGTGGGGATACACCCGCCGAGCgccccggggacggggacggcgaCGGCCCGGGAGGGGTCCAGGGACGCGGGTGACGGCGTCCCCCTCCCCGAGGACCTACCGAAGATGAAGTTGTCGGGGCGGAAGAGGTGGCCGAAGGCACCCGAGCGCACGCTGTCCATCGTCCCCGGCTCCAGGTCCACCAGGATGGCGCGAGGCACGTACTTGTGAGCTGCGAGAGACCCCGTGCCGGGAGGGGAcctgccgctccccccccccgacccccaacCTGGGG
Above is a genomic segment from Harpia harpyja isolate bHarHar1 chromosome 9, bHarHar1 primary haplotype, whole genome shotgun sequence containing:
- the TUBB3 gene encoding LOW QUALITY PROTEIN: tubulin beta-3 chain (The sequence of the model RefSeq protein was modified relative to this genomic sequence to represent the inferred CDS: substituted 1 base at 1 genomic stop codon) — encoded protein: MSTLAPLRLLREPWNASEGNQSNTGAGSPWCQGLNIPSELFLTLGLVSLVENLLVVAAILKNRNLHSPTYYFICCLAVSDMLVSISNLAETLFMLLMEHGVLVVRTSIVRHMDNVIDMLICSSVVSSLSFLGVIAVDRYITIFYALRYHSIMTLQRAVVTMASIWLTSTISSTVFITYCHNNAILLCLIGFFLFMLVLMLVLYIHMFALARHHLRSISRQQKQPTVYHDSSLKGAVTLTILLGVFFICWGPFFFHLILIVTCPNNPFCTCFFSYFNLFLILIICNSVIDPLIYAFRSQELRRTLREVVRCSCAAGRAAGGWGMGGGPGVRVVSPPRPRXALCPQFWEVISDEHGIDPSGNYVGDSDLQLERISVYYNEASSHKYVPRAILVDLEPGTMDSVRSGAFGHLFRPDNFIFGQSGAGNNWAKGHYTEGAELVDSVLDVVRKECENCDCLQGFQLTHSLGGGTGSGMGTLLISKVREEYPDRIMNTFSVVPSPKVSDTVVEPYNATLSIHQLVENTDETYCIDNEALYDICFRTLKLATPTYGDLNHLVSATMSGVTTSLRFPGQLNADLRKLAVNMVPFPRLHFFMPGFAPLTARGSQQYRALTVPELTQQMFDAKNMMAACDPRHGRYLTVATVFRGRMSMKEVDEQMLAIQSKNSSYFVEWIPNNVKVAVCDIPPRGLKMSSTFIGNSTAIQELFKRISEQFTAMFRRKAFLHWYTGEGMDEMEFTEAESNMNDLVSEYQQYQDATAEEEGEMYEDDEEESEAQGAK